The Paenibacillus macerans genome includes a window with the following:
- a CDS encoding aspartate aminotransferase family protein, giving the protein MRTYIGPEGVLQKRQRYFYPCTSHFYRNPPQLVKGEMQYLYGHDGTRYTDFFAGVSVVATGHCNPEIAERTAEQLRTLQHTCTIYLTQPNVELAERLAGVLPGRLRRTFFVNSGSEANEGALLLARLHTGRRGFLALEQSLHGRTYLTMSVTGLQMWRTDSQLAEAADVTFIPRPYERGMSADEAGRRSIAALRAALAAKGGEIAAMIAEPIQGNGGIIAPPDWYFAEVKRLLEQHGVLLIADEIQTGFGRTGRMFAMDRYGVAPDIVTMAKALGGGIPVAGFAATDEIAASFTRPSASTFGGNPVSSVTALAVLDYIEAHRLPERAERLGAQLRGGLEDLAVRFPQLALDVRGAGLMLGAELCADEPQRGAGLVDDVLEAMKDRGYLIGKNGVNRNVLAFQPPLVIAEADIDGMLSALEAVLAGLA; this is encoded by the coding sequence ATGCGAACGTATATCGGACCGGAGGGTGTGCTGCAAAAGCGGCAGCGGTATTTTTATCCATGCACGAGCCATTTTTATCGCAATCCGCCGCAGCTGGTCAAAGGGGAAATGCAGTATTTGTACGGGCATGACGGGACGCGGTACACCGACTTTTTCGCCGGCGTTTCCGTCGTGGCCACCGGACATTGCAATCCGGAAATCGCCGAGCGGACGGCGGAGCAGCTGCGTACGCTGCAGCATACGTGCACGATTTATCTGACGCAGCCCAATGTGGAGCTTGCCGAGAGGCTGGCCGGGGTATTGCCCGGGCGGCTTCGCCGGACGTTTTTTGTAAACAGCGGGTCGGAGGCGAATGAAGGGGCGCTGCTGCTCGCCCGTTTGCATACGGGACGCCGCGGCTTTCTGGCGCTGGAGCAGTCTCTGCACGGCCGGACGTATCTGACGATGAGCGTCACCGGCCTGCAGATGTGGCGCACCGACTCGCAGCTGGCGGAGGCTGCGGATGTGACGTTTATCCCCCGCCCCTACGAGCGGGGGATGAGCGCCGATGAAGCGGGCCGGCGCTCCATCGCGGCGCTGCGGGCGGCGCTGGCGGCGAAAGGCGGCGAGATCGCCGCGATGATCGCCGAGCCGATCCAGGGCAACGGCGGCATCATCGCGCCGCCGGACTGGTATTTCGCTGAAGTGAAGCGGCTGCTGGAGCAGCACGGGGTGCTGCTGATCGCCGATGAAATTCAGACCGGGTTTGGGCGTACGGGCCGGATGTTCGCCATGGACCGCTACGGCGTTGCGCCGGACATCGTGACGATGGCCAAAGCGCTTGGAGGCGGCATCCCGGTGGCGGGCTTCGCCGCCACCGACGAAATCGCCGCCAGCTTCACGCGGCCATCCGCCTCCACGTTCGGCGGCAACCCGGTTTCGTCCGTGACCGCGCTTGCGGTCTTGGACTACATCGAGGCGCATCGCCTGCCCGAACGGGCGGAGCGCCTCGGGGCCCAGCTGCGCGGCGGGCTTGAGGACCTCGCCGTGCGGTTCCCTCAGCTCGCGCTAGACGTGCGCGGCGCGGGGCTGATGCTCGGCGCGGAGCTGTGCGCCGATGAGCCGCAGCGCGGGGCCGGGCTCGTCGATGACGTGCTCGAGGCGATGAAGGACCGCGGCTATCTTATCGGCAAAAACGGCGTCAATCGCAACGTTCTTGCCTTCCAACCGCCGCTCGTCATCGCCGAAGCCGACATCGACGGCATGTTGTCCGCGCTGGAAGCGGTGCTGGCCGGCTTGGCCTAA
- a CDS encoding peptidase U32 family protein — translation MARYFNGREVELLAPAGTFEIFKKVIDAGCDAVYFGGPSLNMRLMRKGYNFSLEEITEAVRMAHERGKKVYVTVNNLLNESELDEARAYLRFLENAGPDAIIVQDFAVLALIKEMGLGIDVHSSVMMNVHNVEMVRALQEMGVTRVVTSREMDLAATRYLQQATGMELEYFVHGDMCSVHGANCYFSSMVFGMSSNRGKCMKPCRWDYRVKKDGYVYPAEYPLAVKDMFMYEHIPELIHGGITSFKIEGRMRDADFVLMLVGAYGDAIDRYIADPVGFERNRDTELLYQNRKRDFSTAYAFGRPGLANINRRYEGTGKFYSTGKVFSTPTQERELSAVRIAAIREGLDKARHGEPGEGACRRSGSATVSDAGSAEVSVHVNNTEQAKAALKAGADHVYLSGDVFEPDRPFTKADVKELAALKGKAKLYLCLPRMMNELQFEIYDALLSGERLPIDGLMVTNLGAIRKFAGKGYPLIGDFNLNVYNRLSADFYRGLGLTRMTASMEMPLNDLAALLAEAPAALEVIVHGSPAIMYMEHDLYENTEVFEPIAEEDNHYVGNHILVLKTDKGENPVYRDVYGRNHLMLAKELCLLPAVKELAAAGASVLRIEGATYRAEDLERIVRAYKNAAAAPDTAEAEFAKLPPVYAGYTLGALQFDGGSASAAKAEAEAAAAKGAAVVNEAAGTNEAKAAIEAAGPK, via the coding sequence GTGGCGCGTTATTTTAACGGAAGAGAAGTCGAATTGTTGGCACCGGCGGGAACGTTCGAAATTTTCAAAAAGGTGATCGACGCAGGTTGCGACGCGGTTTATTTTGGGGGCCCCAGCCTCAATATGCGTCTGATGCGCAAAGGCTACAATTTCAGCCTGGAGGAAATTACCGAAGCGGTGCGGATGGCTCATGAACGCGGCAAAAAAGTGTACGTCACGGTCAACAATCTGCTGAACGAAAGCGAGCTGGACGAGGCGCGGGCGTACTTGCGTTTTCTGGAGAACGCGGGTCCCGATGCCATTATCGTACAGGATTTTGCCGTCCTAGCGCTGATTAAGGAGATGGGGCTTGGAATCGATGTCCATTCTTCGGTCATGATGAACGTGCACAATGTGGAGATGGTTCGGGCTTTGCAGGAAATGGGGGTAACCCGGGTCGTCACGTCCCGCGAAATGGATCTTGCGGCCACCCGTTATTTGCAGCAGGCGACCGGAATGGAGCTGGAATATTTCGTGCATGGGGACATGTGCTCGGTGCATGGCGCGAACTGCTACTTCAGCTCGATGGTATTCGGCATGAGCAGCAACCGGGGCAAATGCATGAAGCCGTGCCGCTGGGATTACCGCGTTAAAAAAGACGGCTACGTGTATCCCGCGGAATACCCTTTGGCCGTGAAAGACATGTTCATGTACGAGCATATCCCGGAGCTGATCCACGGCGGCATCACCTCCTTTAAAATCGAAGGCCGCATGCGCGACGCCGATTTCGTTCTCATGCTGGTGGGCGCCTACGGCGACGCCATCGACCGCTACATCGCCGATCCGGTCGGCTTTGAACGCAACCGCGACACGGAGCTGCTGTACCAAAACCGCAAACGCGATTTCTCCACCGCTTACGCGTTTGGCCGGCCGGGGTTAGCGAACATCAACCGCCGCTACGAAGGGACCGGCAAGTTTTACAGCACCGGCAAAGTGTTCAGTACGCCGACGCAGGAGCGGGAGCTTAGCGCGGTGCGGATTGCGGCGATTCGGGAAGGGCTGGATAAAGCGCGGCATGGGGAGCCGGGGGAAGGCGCTTGCCGCCGCTCAGGGAGCGCTACCGTATCGGATGCCGGCTCTGCGGAGGTCTCCGTACACGTAAACAACACGGAGCAGGCCAAAGCCGCGCTGAAGGCCGGAGCCGACCATGTGTATTTGTCCGGCGACGTGTTTGAACCGGACCGCCCGTTTACGAAGGCCGACGTCAAGGAGCTCGCTGCGCTCAAAGGCAAGGCGAAGCTGTACCTGTGCCTGCCGCGAATGATGAACGAGCTGCAGTTTGAAATTTACGACGCCCTGCTGTCCGGGGAACGCCTGCCGATCGATGGCTTGATGGTGACGAATCTGGGCGCGATCCGCAAATTTGCCGGCAAGGGATATCCGTTGATCGGCGACTTTAATCTGAACGTGTACAACAGATTGTCCGCCGATTTTTACCGGGGGCTGGGCTTGACCCGGATGACGGCGTCCATGGAGATGCCGTTAAACGATCTGGCGGCGCTGCTGGCCGAGGCGCCCGCAGCGCTGGAGGTCATTGTCCACGGTTCCCCGGCGATCATGTACATGGAGCATGACCTGTATGAAAATACGGAGGTGTTCGAACCGATTGCCGAAGAAGACAACCATTACGTCGGCAACCACATCCTCGTATTGAAAACCGACAAGGGCGAAAACCCGGTTTACCGGGACGTATACGGCCGTAACCATCTGATGCTCGCCAAGGAGCTGTGCCTGCTGCCGGCCGTCAAAGAATTGGCCGCCGCAGGGGCGTCCGTGCTGCGGATTGAAGGGGCGACCTACCGCGCGGAGGACCTGGAACGTATCGTACGGGCATATAAAAACGCGGCGGCGGCGCCGGATACGGCTGAAGCGGAGTTTGCCAAGCTGCCCCCGGTTTATGCCGGCTATACGCTTGGCGCGCTGCAGTTCGACGGAGGCAGCGCCAGTGCGGCGAAGGCGGAGGCGGAGGCGGCAGCTGCAAAAGGGGCCGCGGTAGTAAATGAAGCTGCGGGCACGAATGAGGCGAAGGCTGCAATAGAAGCCGCGGGCCCAAAATGA
- a CDS encoding energy-coupling factor transporter transmembrane component T family protein yields MRNKLLFGRCIDTGSWVHGVDPRAKLTGMLLYLVAIVAVGSWAALGAAAAFSAAYMLATKIPLKYYVKAAKPLWTLMAFIFVVQCLTVHEGAELWRAGSWTLYAGGVSSGLLAAARMGLLVSFTALLTFTTTPGLLNQGLSGVLKPLGHIGIRSERLTLMMSIALRFIPTILDETHKILKAQAARGADLKELPWKEKGRLLVSLLVPVTVSAFRRAEELVLSMEARGFAVGAPRTEYHLLTWKSLDTWFVVSYMLLAAVVIGCHFL; encoded by the coding sequence ATGCGGAACAAATTGCTGTTCGGACGCTGCATCGACACCGGCTCGTGGGTGCACGGCGTTGATCCCCGGGCCAAGCTGACCGGGATGCTGTTGTACCTCGTCGCTATCGTGGCCGTCGGCTCGTGGGCGGCGCTTGGCGCGGCGGCGGCGTTTTCCGCCGCATACATGCTGGCGACAAAAATACCGCTCAAATATTACGTCAAGGCGGCGAAGCCGCTTTGGACGCTGATGGCGTTCATCTTTGTCGTTCAATGTTTGACGGTGCATGAAGGAGCGGAGTTGTGGCGCGCCGGCTCCTGGACGCTATATGCGGGCGGGGTAAGCAGCGGGTTGTTGGCGGCCGCCCGGATGGGGCTGCTGGTTTCTTTTACCGCGCTGTTGACGTTTACCACGACGCCGGGCCTGCTGAACCAAGGCCTAAGCGGCGTGCTGAAGCCGCTTGGGCACATTGGCATAAGATCCGAGCGGCTCACGCTGATGATGAGCATCGCGCTGCGGTTCATCCCGACGATTCTCGATGAAACGCACAAAATTCTTAAGGCGCAGGCGGCCCGCGGCGCGGACCTGAAAGAGCTGCCCTGGAAAGAGAAAGGGCGGCTGCTCGTGTCGCTGCTCGTGCCGGTCACGGTCAGCGCGTTTCGCCGGGCGGAGGAGCTGGTGCTGTCGATGGAGGCCCGGGGGTTCGCCGTTGGCGCGCCGCGCACGGAATACCACCTGCTGACGTGGAAGAGCCTGGATACGTGGTTCGTGGTATCCTACATGCTTTTGGCCGCTGTTGTTATTGGCTGCCACTTTTTGTAA
- a CDS encoding beta-glucoside-specific PTS transporter subunit IIABC: MKYEALAKAIIENVGGKENVASLTHCITRLRFKLKDESKANTEVLKAMDGIVTVIQSGGQYQVVIGNHVPEVYADVAAIGGFQEAAAEPSGEKMSLFNRFIDIISGVFQPTLGVLAATGMIKGFNALFLALGWLTAASGTYQILNAIGDCLFYFFPIFLGYTAAKKFNANIFIGMAIGASLVYPTLSSIMGSGEPLYTLFSGTIFESPVYITFLGIPVILMSYSSTVIPIIVSTYVGAKLEKLFRKIIPSVVRTFLVPFFTLLVVVPLSLIIIGPLSTWAGQLLGQGTLFLYNLSPVIEGLLMGAFWQILVIFGLHWGVVPIAINNLAVLKHDPILAGTFGASFAQIGVVLAIMLKTKSAKLRSLTIPAFISGIFGVTEPAIYGVTLPRKKPFILSCIAAAAGGAILGAMGSQIYIMGGLGIFMLPSFIGPQGMDAAFYGAIIAMAVSFVLGFLLMFFGGYKDEEDDAKPKEACNTETLVKQETIGSPLKGTVKPLSEIADEAFSSGAMGKGIAIEPAEGKVVAPADGVLTSLFSSGHAIGITSDHGVDILIHVGKDTVKLKGKYFAPKVKQGDQVRKGQVLMEFDAEAIKAEGYDITTPVIISNTGDYLDVIETERKAVDYQDDLLTVVI, encoded by the coding sequence ATGAAATATGAAGCATTGGCGAAAGCCATTATCGAAAACGTAGGCGGCAAAGAAAACGTAGCCAGCCTGACCCACTGTATAACCCGGTTGCGTTTTAAGTTGAAGGATGAGAGCAAGGCCAACACGGAAGTGTTAAAAGCGATGGACGGTATTGTCACAGTCATCCAAAGTGGCGGGCAATACCAGGTCGTTATCGGTAATCACGTACCCGAAGTATATGCGGATGTGGCCGCAATCGGCGGCTTTCAGGAAGCGGCGGCGGAGCCGTCCGGGGAAAAAATGAGCTTGTTCAACAGATTCATCGACATCATCTCGGGAGTGTTTCAGCCGACGCTGGGCGTCTTGGCCGCCACCGGGATGATCAAAGGGTTCAACGCCTTGTTCTTGGCTCTGGGCTGGCTCACGGCCGCTTCGGGAACATACCAGATTCTAAACGCTATAGGCGATTGTCTGTTCTATTTCTTCCCGATTTTCCTCGGGTATACGGCGGCGAAAAAATTCAACGCCAACATTTTTATCGGCATGGCTATAGGGGCTTCACTCGTGTATCCGACGCTCAGCAGCATTATGGGGTCGGGCGAGCCGCTGTATACCTTGTTTAGCGGCACGATCTTCGAGTCGCCGGTGTACATTACTTTCCTGGGCATTCCGGTTATCCTGATGTCCTATTCGTCAACCGTTATTCCGATCATCGTCTCCACGTATGTCGGAGCGAAGCTGGAAAAACTGTTTAGAAAGATTATCCCCAGTGTCGTCAGAACGTTTCTGGTTCCTTTCTTCACCTTGCTGGTAGTTGTTCCGCTGTCGCTCATCATCATCGGTCCGCTTTCGACCTGGGCCGGCCAACTGCTCGGGCAAGGCACATTGTTCCTTTACAACTTAAGCCCGGTGATCGAAGGCTTGTTGATGGGTGCGTTCTGGCAAATATTAGTTATTTTCGGGCTGCATTGGGGAGTTGTGCCGATTGCCATCAACAATCTGGCGGTGCTCAAGCATGATCCGATTCTCGCCGGCACGTTTGGCGCTTCGTTTGCCCAGATCGGCGTGGTATTGGCCATTATGCTGAAAACGAAAAGCGCGAAATTAAGATCGCTGACGATCCCGGCTTTTATCTCAGGGATTTTCGGAGTTACGGAACCGGCGATTTACGGGGTTACTTTGCCGCGGAAGAAGCCGTTCATTTTAAGCTGTATTGCGGCGGCGGCAGGCGGCGCTATTCTTGGCGCCATGGGCAGCCAAATCTATATCATGGGCGGTCTGGGTATATTCATGCTTCCCAGCTTTATTGGTCCGCAAGGCATGGATGCCGCATTTTATGGGGCCATCATCGCTATGGCCGTCAGCTTCGTTTTGGGCTTCCTGCTGATGTTCTTCGGCGGTTACAAGGATGAAGAGGATGATGCCAAGCCAAAAGAGGCCTGCAATACCGAAACGCTGGTGAAGCAGGAGACGATTGGCAGTCCGCTCAAGGGAACGGTAAAACCGCTGTCGGAAATCGCGGACGAGGCGTTTTCTTCGGGGGCCATGGGCAAAGGGATCGCCATTGAACCGGCCGAAGGCAAAGTCGTCGCTCCGGCCGACGGGGTGCTGACCTCGCTGTTTTCGTCGGGACACGCGATCGGAATCACCAGCGACCACGGCGTGGATATCCTGATCCATGTGGGCAAGGACACCGTAAAGCTGAAAGGCAAATATTTTGCTCCCAAAGTCAAACAAGGAGATCAGGTCCGCAAAGGCCAGGTACTGATGGAGTTTGACGCCGAAGCGATCAAAGCGGAAGGATATGATATAACCACGCCTGTGATCATTTCCAATACGGGCGATTATTTGGATGTCATCGAAACGGAACGGAAAGCGGTCGATTATCAGGACGATTTGCTGACGGTGGTCATTTGA
- a CDS encoding UbiA-like polyprenyltransferase: protein MEVARKIGSKIRLYSELVMFSHTLFSLPFAIISMVWAAEGFPSWRVILWGLIALVAARNGANAFNRVVDRTFDAQNPRTAHRHLPRRLLEAREVLVFVIVNYAIFIFAAAMLNPLCFVLSPVAIFLISSYSYTKRFTYLSHLYLGFTIASAPIGAWFAVTGKFAFTPFILGTIVMLWIAGFDIIYGSQDIDFDRSHGLWSIPSAFGLKNGLRIAAGLHLIMVLLLIALIPIRHLGWMYTAGIILAVILLLTEHKIIKPSNRKRMNVASYNLNQVISMVILFCTLGDYFLL, encoded by the coding sequence ATGGAAGTAGCTAGAAAAATCGGCTCCAAAATCAGGTTGTACAGCGAATTGGTGATGTTTTCGCACACACTGTTTTCGCTGCCGTTTGCGATCATATCGATGGTGTGGGCGGCGGAAGGATTCCCGTCGTGGCGGGTCATACTGTGGGGGCTGATCGCCTTGGTCGCCGCCCGGAACGGGGCGAACGCCTTCAATCGTGTCGTCGACCGCACCTTTGACGCGCAAAACCCGCGCACTGCCCATCGCCATTTACCGCGGCGGTTGTTGGAGGCGAGGGAGGTGCTCGTTTTTGTCATAGTCAATTATGCGATCTTTATTTTCGCGGCGGCCATGCTGAATCCGCTTTGTTTCGTGCTGTCGCCGGTGGCGATTTTCCTGATCTCGTCCTATTCCTATACGAAACGGTTCACTTATCTAAGCCATTTGTACCTTGGCTTCACGATCGCTTCCGCCCCGATCGGCGCGTGGTTTGCCGTGACCGGGAAGTTCGCTTTCACGCCGTTTATTCTCGGCACGATCGTGATGTTATGGATTGCCGGTTTCGACATCATTTACGGCTCGCAGGATATCGATTTTGACCGGAGCCATGGGCTGTGGTCGATCCCCAGCGCTTTTGGCCTCAAAAACGGCCTGAGAATTGCGGCCGGCCTGCATTTGATTATGGTGCTGCTGCTGATCGCCCTGATCCCGATCCGGCATCTCGGTTGGATGTACACGGCGGGGATTATCCTTGCGGTGATTTTGCTGCTGACGGAGCATAAGATCATCAAACCATCGAACCGCAAACGGATGAACGTGGCCTCGTACAATCTGAACCAAGTAATCAGCATGGTTATATTGTTCTGCACGCTTGGAGACTATTTCTTGTTGTGA
- the licT gene encoding BglG family transcription antiterminator LicT translates to MIIEKIFNNNAIIARDEEREEFVVMGRGIAFKKSAGDEVDKGLIEKVFILKQTEASEKFKLLMDDIPTEYVSLCYDIIEYGKNMLQTKLSDFIYVALTDHIYNAFRLHDRGLANANPLIWEIRKYYPKEYKVGQKALEFIEEVTGKRLPEDEAGNIALHLINAQMNDGKRQVADAAGHTQKIRDILNIIKYSYNIELDEQSVSYERFITHLRYFFQRLNKREKVETLDHFLLKQVKAKYKQAYDCVLKIEKYLGMPLSDEEKLYLTIHTHRVTQRETE, encoded by the coding sequence ATGATCATCGAAAAAATATTCAACAATAACGCCATCATTGCCAGAGATGAGGAGCGCGAGGAATTCGTCGTGATGGGGCGGGGCATCGCTTTCAAGAAAAGCGCGGGAGACGAAGTGGATAAGGGGCTGATCGAGAAGGTGTTTATCCTTAAGCAGACGGAAGCTTCCGAAAAATTCAAGCTGCTGATGGACGACATCCCCACCGAATACGTATCGCTATGCTACGACATCATCGAGTACGGAAAAAACATGCTGCAAACCAAACTAAGCGATTTTATCTACGTTGCCCTGACGGACCATATCTACAACGCGTTCCGGCTGCACGACCGGGGGCTGGCCAACGCCAACCCGCTAATCTGGGAGATCCGGAAGTATTACCCGAAGGAATATAAGGTCGGGCAAAAAGCGCTGGAGTTCATCGAGGAGGTGACGGGAAAGCGCTTGCCCGAAGATGAGGCGGGAAATATCGCGCTCCATCTGATCAACGCCCAAATGAACGACGGGAAACGCCAAGTAGCCGATGCGGCCGGTCATACCCAGAAGATCCGCGATATTTTGAATATCATCAAATATTCGTACAATATCGAACTTGACGAGCAGTCGGTGAGCTACGAAAGGTTTATTACGCATTTGCGCTATTTTTTCCAACGTTTAAACAAACGGGAAAAGGTCGAGACGCTGGATCATTTTTTGCTGAAGCAGGTTAAAGCCAAGTATAAGCAAGCTTACGATTGCGTGCTGAAGATCGAGAAATATTTGGGCATGCCGCTTTCCGACGAGGAAAAACTGTACCTGACGATTCACACGCATCGCGTAACGCAAAGAGAAACCGAATAA